DNA sequence from the Oxalobacteraceae sp. CFBP 8761 genome:
TGATGCTGCCGCAGGACGACGTCGACGACGACCGGCACCTCACCCGCGGCGCGCGCGTGCGCGACCTGGCGCAGTCGCTGGCCGCGCTGCACCAGAAGGATTTCGGCGACCTGCTCGGCGGCGATGAGGTGCGCTATTTCATTTCGGGCGACGAGCGCATCGCGCCCGGCGAAGTACAGGTCAAGTTCGGCCACGCCGTCTACCTGCCGGCACCGGGCGAACAGGTGCAATACACGGTGACCGCTTCGCGTGACAGCGCGATCTGGCAGCCCGTGTGTGCGATCTACCCGAACCAGCGCCTGACCCTGGTGGGCATGGACCCAGCCAATGCCACGTTCGCCGTGCCGGGCTGGCCGTTCGGTCCGGACGGCGGCTTGCTCCTCGTGAACGACGGACCGGAAGCGCCCCTCGAGCTGCAGGTGCGCCCGAAAGACAGTTTCGACTGCGTCTTCGATGCCACCAATGGCTACTACGTCCTGCGCGGCAAGGGCGCGAGCGCCCAGCGCCTGCTACTCAAAATCAGTCGCGCTGGCGCAGGCCTGAAGCCACCGGTGTCCGCGGCTGCTGCGCCTGCAGCCCCAGCCACCGCGCCCCAGCGCAGTCCCGCCGTCTGGAAATCACGCAGCAGCACGCCACCGGCCGACCTGACCGCGATGCCGCTGGCAGCGCCAGCGCCCGTGGCCACACCGGCGCCCGCACCGACGCCGGAAACGGACACCACCTACGCGCCCGTCGCGCGCCATCGCATCACGCTGGCCGCGCTGGCCCTGCCGCGCCTGAGCCGCTACCGCGACACGGGTGCGCAGGCGCTCGAAGTGGGTCTCGATGCGCAACTCGTACCGGCTGCGCCAGGCAAGGACAACGTGATCCGCTTCGCCATCGACGATGCGGACGAACTGCATGCAATCACCCCGGCCGGTCGCCAGCGGATTGCCGTGCCGTCGCAGTTCTCGCCGATGGATGGAGCCAGCATCGGCCTGCTCGCCGCGCCGCAGTCGATGGCGGAGCGCTACAGCGCCCTTCTGGTGCTGCCGCAAGGCCCGTCGCAACCGGCGGCAGGCGGCTCACGCCTGACGTTCGGACGCGGCATGCCGTCACTGGCAGCACTGCGCGTGCTCGATGCGCCGCAGTTCGTGCGCCAGGCCGACGGCGCCACCGCCAGCGCTGACCGGCTCGGCCTGTCGCGCAGCGCCTTCAGCTGGGAAGCATCGGGCGATGGCCTGCGCGTCGTGCGCCTGTCGCCCAGCCAGGCGTTGTATCACCTCGACGCCGGACTGGCCCTGGTGGCGCAGATCGACGCGGCCACGCAGGAAGCGCCTTACCTGATCCCATCGGGCCATCACCTGGTGGCCGGCCACTACGTGCTGCGCTTCGACGCCTGAGGCCAGCATGCCATCGTCGACCCACGTCGCGGCGCATTTTGCCACGTACATTGGCGCGTTCGGCGCGGCCCTCGTGCTGACGCTGTGCGCCTGCGCGTGGCTCACGCCGCGCAGTTGGTGGCGCCGGCCCAACGCCCGCGCGCTGGGCGTGCTGGCCGCCGGTACGGCGGCCGGCGGCGCACTGCTGCTGGCATTGTTCGGCGCACCGGGCACGCTGCCGCAGCCCGCCGAACTGGCCGAGGCGCCACTGCCGGCAACCGACGTGCCCGTGGCCGGCGCGCCCTACCGCGTGCGCGATGCGCTCAATCTGCGCGTTGCAGGCGGCATCGGCGCCGAGCGCCTGCTGGTGGTGCCGGGCGGTGCGCGCGTGATTGCGACCGGGCGCCGCGATGGCGACTGGTGGCAGGTGCGCGCTACGCTCGATGGCCAGGATGTCGAAGGATGGGCCAGCAGCCTGTGGCTGCGGCGCGCGGACGAACGTTAATTTGCTATGCTGACTTGAACGGTTTGCGTCGGCCATGAGCAGCTGTTCAGACGATCACGTCAAACCTCGCTTATCATTGAATTTCCTCTTTTCTCTTATTTCCGCGCCCAGACCATGCAACTTCGATGTCCAAACTGCCAATCCAGACTCGGCATCTTTACGGAATCCGACGGTCAAAAGCGTGTCAAACATGGCGCGTGCCCGAACTGCGGGCAAAAAATCACCATCAGCGCCAGCGGAAAAGCGCTCGCTCTCGTCGTTCCACTAATCGTTGTCCTGGCCTGGCTTAGCTGGAACTGGTTACCGCCTGCAATCCTGGGGCTGTGCGCGGGTGCGCTGATCTGGTTCACGGCGGTCAGGTTGGACAAAGCCACCTGACGCGATCCAGTCATCGTGCCCTTTGGGGCAGTGAGAATTCAACCATTTTCCCCAGGATTCACGAAGAAAAAGCCGTTGATTACGCCTGGTTGGCTGCGCAGCCGTGTTCATCCCCAGGGCTGGTAGTCGATGCCCTGGGCGATCAGCGGCGTGACAGCATTGACGTTCTCGGCACTCTCGCTGAACGACGCCAGCACGCCAGCCAGGTCGCCGCGTCCGGAATCGAGCACCGCGACCCAGAAGTCAAAGCCGGCCTGCTCCGGTTCTCGGTCCAGGATATTGCGGTACAACCGGCCGATGATGTCGACGTTGGTCGGCGCAGTGCCATACACGTCGCGAAACTCGGCGGATGCGACAAAACCGTGCGCCACCGTGTCGAGCGCGCTGCCAGCGTCGAGGGCTGCGATCCAGAAGCCCAGGCCCACCTCGTCCGGTACGCGGTCGAAGGCGGCCCGGTAGATGCGGTACGCCTGGCCAGCCGTGCCCGACAAGTCGAGCGCCATTGCACCATCGGCGAACAGCAGGCGTTCCAGGGCGGCAGTGTTGTCGACACCCTCGCCACGCTTGCCGTCAAGCTCCCTGACCTGCCAGTCTGCACCGCTGCTTTTTCTGACTACCTCATAGGCCGCGCGCGGCCCTGTGTATAACGCGGTGTCCAGGCCAAGCCCGCCATCGAGGCGGTCGTTGCCGGCGCTCCCCCGCAGGATGTCGCTGCCATCGCCGCCATACATGAAGTCGTTGCCTGCGCCACCGTCGATCCGGTCATCGCCATCGTCGCCGTAGATGTGCTCGTCAATGGCGCTGCCGTGCAGAACGTCGTCCAGACGGCCACCAAACAGGCGGGTCGACATACCGTCGCCTTCGAGCGTGATGCCGCGTGTGGACCCGTCCGGGTGCCAGCCGCCCGCGAAATTGGCGTCGCCCAGCTGTGTAGCCAGCACATTCTCGAGAATGATGCGTGTGATGAATACGCCGGGGCCAGCCGCGCCATCGTCATCGGTCCGCACCAGCACCCGGCTGCCGTCCTGCACCAGGCGCAGCCCACCGACGGCGCCGAACGGGTTGCCTGCAATCCGA
Encoded proteins:
- a CDS encoding SH3 domain-containing protein — translated: MPSSTHVAAHFATYIGAFGAALVLTLCACAWLTPRSWWRRPNARALGVLAAGTAAGGALLLALFGAPGTLPQPAELAEAPLPATDVPVAGAPYRVRDALNLRVAGGIGAERLLVVPGGARVIATGRRDGDWWQVRATLDGQDVEGWASSLWLRRADER
- a CDS encoding DUF4214 domain-containing protein — encoded protein: MTLLSKMAANARYSAALSTIQSAGLTLTGSAGDDQLTGSALDDTIFGEAGNDTLDGGAGNDTLDGGAGNDTLIGGEGGGADILRGGDGDDWLLVSMNWRRPDAASRVSETVLDGGAGNDSLHASPEVKSVLGGSGDDRVVVYYSGQLTGIAPLSIDTGDGNDTIRIDDALVERPVTIRGGAGSDTVFVASSFAPPVVTVLDFEAGAGGDVLDLSDLFHRIAGNPFGAVGGLRLVQDGSRVLVRTDDDGAAGPGVFITRIILENVLATQLGDANFAGGWHPDGSTRGITLEGDGMSTRLFGGRLDDVLHGSAIDEHIYGDDGDDRIDGGAGNDFMYGGDGSDILRGSAGNDRLDGGLGLDTALYTGPRAAYEVVRKSSGADWQVRELDGKRGEGVDNTAALERLLFADGAMALDLSGTAGQAYRIYRAAFDRVPDEVGLGFWIAALDAGSALDTVAHGFVASAEFRDVYGTAPTNVDIIGRLYRNILDREPEQAGFDFWVAVLDSGRGDLAGVLASFSESAENVNAVTPLIAQGIDYQPWG